A segment of the Candidatus Nitrososphaera gargensis Ga9.2 genome:
GCCTGAAAAGTTGATCCTGCCCGACTTGCTTTCAATTGAGATGTACTCAGAAACCACTTGGACGTCGGATAGCACCTTGTCAAACGCCGTGGCCGTGAGCACTGCTTTTGAATTAAAGTTGAGCTTTGGCAGCGGGGTAGAGCTGGCCGAGCTTTCTATCAGGCGCGTCTTGTATTCACGCTTGTAGCCGTTTGACATCTTTACATGCAGCATGCTGTCATCGCCCAAGCTGATTTCAATCGCGTCCTTCTTGTCCGCCCTTTTTATCAGCTTTGAAAACTCGTCTACCCTTATGCCGAATTTGACCAAGCTGTCGCATTCGTACTTTTCAAACGCGTGGTTAGGCCAGTGTATGTCTATAAGCGCAATATGGGACGGGTCCATGCCTCTAAAAGAAATGCCTTCTGCGGCCGCTTCAAACGTTGCCTCGTCAACAAGGGTTGAGATCGCGGATGCCACGGCCTTCCATTCTTCAGGCGACTTGCTCCTAGCTACAAATACCAAATTATCCTATTTGGCAGCTCCATAGCATTTTAAAGATATCGGCGGCTAGGCTAGGCGTAGTTGCGCCACGTGTGGCTGCACTTTGTGCACCTGTAGAACTGTGTGGTGGCTTCGTCTGCCGACCTTGTCTGGAGCATCCACCAGAACGCTGTGCCGTTCCCGCACTGCGGGCACTCGATGTTGGTGGTCGGAAGCGCTTCGACGCTGTCTCCTTCCATCACCTTGAGCGAAGCGTCCGAGCCTGTTGTTGTCTTCTTGTTCTCTTGTTTGGTTGTTGCGTTCTTTTCTTGCTTGCCTTTCTTGGCCTTGAAGCCGCATTTGGGGCATTCTACCATCTCTTCGTCGGGTGCGGGCCTCAGGCGCGTCTCACACTTTGGACAAAAACGCAAGGTGGAAAAAACCTCCATTACTTTTTGAGGGCGGACTTGATCATGCTGACCACGTCCTTGGAATATTCTTGTGCAGAAGAAGATGTGTCCTGAATGACTTCCATCGGGTCCTTTCTCTTTGTAACCACTCTCATCTGGTATTCCTTTGTCAGCGGGTGCTTTTGGATGACGCCGGCAAAGTCCACGCTCTTTTCCTTTAGCAATTCATGCTGGATAATGTATAGAATAGAAATATCCTCTTCACGTATTTTTAGCTCAATCGCGTTATCCTTGACATCGACAATTTCTGCAAGCATGCGTTATACAGACAACTACTTATTGAGGATATAAATGATACCATCTGGACAAATGGCAGATAACAGTTTCATCGCCAGCGCATCACTTACAAAGTCACAGGACAGCGTCAAGTCCGGCCAGCCGCTCACTTTGAGCCTGAGCTTCAAGATAGAGGGCGCGATAAGAGAAGTATTTAGCCAGAAAAATTGGGAACGCGCTTATAACAAGCACGACAACGGCTTTAGGATGACGATTGAAGTCGACCTGAAATCCGGAAGAAGGACTGTCATGCCGATAAAATTTGTGAGGAAGGCTGCTCTGTTCTGGACACGCAACCCCAAGATACCGTATAGGATCTGGGTGTCGATAGTCAAGGATGACGCGCCGTTCTACCCGCTGACAGAAGAGGAAGCAAGATCGCTGCTGTTTGACGTCAACAAGGTCATCGAGCTGAGCGGGAACGACCTTGATTCAGGCACCCAAAAGCTTTACGCGGACATTCGCGTGTCGTGGGGCAAGCACGACTACACCGAGCCAACAGAGATCAAGGGCAGATCAAACGAGGTAGAGCTGATGCGAGTAGCTGCCTGAGAACCCTCCTGAGGATTTATAAGATTAAAACGCGTACATCATGTTCATGCAGACGAATGTGCCCGGCAAGGATGCCGAGCTTTTTACAGCATTGCCAAACGGCAGGGTCAGGTGCACAGCGTGCGCTCGGCTCTGTGAAATACCGGAAGGCAAGGTTGGCCTTTGCGGCATAAGAGGAGTGGTGAACAACAAGCTGAGGCTGTTCGTTTACGGCCGAGTCATTGCCGGCCATATCGATCCAATTGAAAAAAAGCCGGTGACCCACTATATGCCAGGCACGGACATATTTTCAATTTCTACGACTGGTTGCAATTGGCTCTGCCAGTACTGCCAGAACTATGACATTTCGCAGAGGCGCAAGGTGGAAGGCGCAGAAATGACGCCGGAACAGGTGGCCGAGACTGCTGCTCGCTACGGCTCGCAAGGCATAGCCTACACCTACAACGAGCCCTCCATCTTTATCGAGTTCGCGCGCGATTGCGGAATTGAGGCGCACAAGCGCGGCATATTCAACATCTTTGTTTCAAACGGCTACGATACGCCAGAGTCCGTCGGCATGATGAGTCAGTTCCTCGACTGCATCACTGTTGATTTCAAGGGAAACGGCGAGCAGAAATTTGTCAGACGCTACATCGGCATACCTGGCTCAGATCCGATCTTTCAGACGCTCAAAGAAATCCGCGACAAGACAAAGATCCACGTCGAGATCACCGATCTTGTCGTGCCACAGGTGGGCGACGATCTGGAAGCTGCAAGAAAGCTATGCAGGTTTGTGCATGACGAGCTTGGGCCGGACACGCCAATTCACTTTCTGCGGTTCCACCCTGACTACAAAATGATGGAATTTGGTAACACGCCTGTCGAGACACTGGAGAAGCACCATGCGATAGCCAAGCAGGAAGGTCTGAAATACGCGTACCTTGGCAACGTCCCAGGGCACCCGCTTGAAGATACATACTGCCCGGAATGTAAGAGCCTCGTCGTTGGGCGCTATGGCTTTGCCATCGAGTCATGGAACCTTGATGGCAACAACTGCTGCAAGAACTGTGGCTACCCGATACCAATAATTGGCAAGCTCCGCAAGGCAAGAAAGAATCTGTTCCAGTTTGTTCATTAAGGTGAAGAACTACCCGCGCCTATAGGTGCGAGCTTCTTGCTTCCTAGGCGGAACTTGCTTATTCGTTTGATAAGTCGCGGTTCTGCCTCAGCATGGGCCTAGAACAGACCCAATTTTAGAATGTTCTTGGCCGCATTCAGGTCACGATCTATGACCATCCCACAGCTATAACATTCAAACATACGTACGTCAAGGCCAAGCTTCTTTTCTGCAACCACCCCGCATCTTGAGCATTTCTGCGACGTGCCATTTGGATTGACAACAATTACCTGTCCACCGCGCTTTCTTGTCTTCTCTCTGTTCTTAGAACCCTTCTTTTTCCTTGCAAGATTCAGCAGGGGCTTCTTGATCTTCTTCGCATGAGCTCTGACATTTAGTGTATTTTGAATTACTTGCCGTCGCTGAGCGTCAACCAGGTCGACAAGCCAACATCGATTCCGACAGATTTGTTACATCGATCTTGATAGAT
Coding sequences within it:
- a CDS encoding RpoL/Rpb11 RNA polymerase subunit family protein, which produces MLAEIVDVKDNAIELKIREEDISILYIIQHELLKEKSVDFAGVIQKHPLTKEYQMRVVTKRKDPMEVIQDTSSSAQEYSKDVVSMIKSALKK
- the pcn gene encoding proliferating cell nuclear antigen (pcna), which translates into the protein MVFVARSKSPEEWKAVASAISTLVDEATFEAAAEGISFRGMDPSHIALIDIHWPNHAFEKYECDSLVKFGIRVDEFSKLIKRADKKDAIEISLGDDSMLHVKMSNGYKREYKTRLIESSASSTPLPKLNFNSKAVLTATAFDKVLSDVQVVSEYISIESKSGRINFSGRGDSGEADISLEAGNEGLEELAVKEESKATYSLDYLSKITKAVISMGGSVAAEYSSKMPLRLEFKIANVGRIHFYLAPRVQD
- a CDS encoding zinc ribbon domain-containing protein; the protein is MCRNRCWLVDLVDAQRRQVIQNTLNVRAHAKKIKKPLLNLARKKKGSKNREKTRKRGGQVIVVNPNGTSQKCSRCGVVAEKKLGLDVRMFECYSCGMVIDRDLNAAKNILKLGLF
- a CDS encoding transcription factor S, which translates into the protein MRFCPKCETRLRPAPDEEMVECPKCGFKAKKGKQEKNATTKQENKKTTTGSDASLKVMEGDSVEALPTTNIECPQCGNGTAFWWMLQTRSADEATTQFYRCTKCSHTWRNYA
- the amrS gene encoding AmmeMemoRadiSam system radical SAM enzyme, which codes for MQTNVPGKDAELFTALPNGRVRCTACARLCEIPEGKVGLCGIRGVVNNKLRLFVYGRVIAGHIDPIEKKPVTHYMPGTDIFSISTTGCNWLCQYCQNYDISQRRKVEGAEMTPEQVAETAARYGSQGIAYTYNEPSIFIEFARDCGIEAHKRGIFNIFVSNGYDTPESVGMMSQFLDCITVDFKGNGEQKFVRRYIGIPGSDPIFQTLKEIRDKTKIHVEITDLVVPQVGDDLEAARKLCRFVHDELGPDTPIHFLRFHPDYKMMEFGNTPVETLEKHHAIAKQEGLKYAYLGNVPGHPLEDTYCPECKSLVVGRYGFAIESWNLDGNNCCKNCGYPIPIIGKLRKARKNLFQFVH